In a genomic window of Rhododendron vialii isolate Sample 1 chromosome 12a, ASM3025357v1:
- the LOC131309344 gene encoding uncharacterized protein LOC131309344, producing the protein MDWCSSLELLLGLLWLHCITALVICDYALNLGLLVCSFSPLNKGFLEDEFKTTDEGKNDFGKDHQFPLFPKEEEMSEEELEKMMEERYRAIARQKELSSQNAELNDEDDDDEDDDNDDDACFLEDEFKTTDEGKNDFGKDHQFPLFPKEEEMSEEELEKMMEERYRAIARQKELSSQNAELNDEDDDDEDDDNDDDACFLEDEFKTTDEGKNDFGKDHQFPLFPKEEEMSEEELEKMMEERYRAIARQKELSSQNAELNDEDDDDEDDDNDDDACFLEDEFKTTDEGKNDFGKDHQFPLFPKEEEMSEEELEKMMEERYRPVFLLLLGMLLRVN; encoded by the exons ATGGATTGGTGTAGCAGTTTGGAACTACTGTTGGGGCTTTTGTGGTTGCATTGCAT AACTGCTTTAGTTATTTGTGATTATGCTTTGAACCTTGGCTTACtggtttgttctttttctcCACTGAATAAAGGCTTCCTAGAAGATGAATTTAAAACAACCGACGAAggcaaaaatgattttggaaaagacCATCAGTTTCCACTTTTTCCCAAAGAGGAGGAGATGAGTGAGGAAGAATTGGAAAAAATGATGGAAGAGCGTTACAGGGCAATCGCACGACAAAAAGAATT atCTTCGCAAAATGCTGAGTTGAATGAtgaagacgacgacgacgaagatGACGACAACGACGACGATGCTT GCTTCCTAGAAGATGAATTTAAAACAACCGACGAAggcaaaaatgattttggaaaagacCATCAGTTTCCACTTTTTCCCAAAGAGGAGGAGATGAGTGAGGAAGAATTGGAAAAAATGATGGAAGAGCGTTACAGGGCAATCGCACGACAAAAAGAATT atCTTCGCAAAATGCTGAGTTGAATGAtgaagacgacgacgacgaagatGACGACAACGACGACGATGCTT GCTTCCTAGAAGATGAATTTAAAACAACCGACGAAggcaaaaatgattttggaaaagacCATCAGTTTCCACTTTTTCCCAAAGAGGAGGAGATGAGTGAGGAAGAATTGGAAAAAATGATGGAAGAGCGTTACAGGGCAATCGCACGACAAAAAGAATT atCTTCGCAAAATGCTGAGTTGAATGAtgaagacgacgacgacgaagatGACGACAACGACGACGATGCTT GCTTCCTAGAAGATGAATTTAAAACAACCGACGAAggcaaaaatgattttggaaaagacCATCAGTTTCCACTTTTTCCCAAAGAGGAGGAGATGAGTGAGGAAGAATTGGAAAAAATGATGGAAGAGCGTTACAGACCAG TATTTTTGCTCTTATTGGGGATGCTACTGCGAGTGAACTAA
- the LOC131311381 gene encoding protein FAR1-RELATED SEQUENCE 5-like, producing MTLFELESGGLQNVGCSQQDLYNYKRNMKKTVDGHDANMLYEYFETEKVKNDGFTYTIEKDDEGRMTNCFWADATARKSYQYFGDVVVFDTTYNTNRYSMIFAPILGVNHHRQTTLFGCAFLCDETAETFEWLFKEWLKAMPAGPPKMIITDQDPAMTKAIGIALPNTHHRYCMWHITNKFSEKLSALSYKEYYEEFKNCIWNSETPEQFEAGWVEVINKANLSGNDWLQNLYEIRERWVPAYVRHIFSAHMTSSQRAEITHSFFKRYASKENSLLDFVTRFGRGLARIRHNELDRDHKDVNERPNLKSMYPMESTMSELYTFKIFYMFQDELFQNTSYKVMATNEDEHRVVYAVHRIKGSGSRVREVVVDKSSNHVRCSCKMFECAGIPCRHILAYFSRMQIEDLPNEYILWRWTKSAKAMRVRDDLSSGMKQICDTPLLEWRNRLFQLASTLIDEAVVTEDGTQFVEELLSSGQKKLCDMKKVSEDGEGSAIQVSIIRDHGLKEPLQVRAKGCGKRLKGGKEKAAKKAKRCHGCGLTGQSHDKKNCPKLLSTSSQNAELNDEDDDDEDDDNDDDA from the exons ATGACTCTATTTGAGTTGGAATCGGGAGGTCTTCAAAATGTTGGATGTTCACAACAAGATCTTTATAATTATAAAAGGAATATGAAGAAAACGGTAGACGGACATGACGCCAATAtgttgtacgagtactttgagACTGAAAAAGTAAAGAACGACGGTTTTACTTATACAATCGAGAAAGATGATGAGGGGAGGATGACAAATTGTTTTTGGGCAGACGCAACCGCTAGAAAGTCGTACCAGTATTTTGGGGACGTTGTGGTGTTTGATACTACGTATAACACTAACCGTTATTCTATGATTTTCGCACCGATTTTAGGGGTTAATCACCATAGGCAGACTACTCTTTTTGGGTGTGCATTTTTATGTGATGAAACAGCTGAGACTTTTGAGTGGCTTTTTAAGGaatggttgaaagcaatgcCCGCAGGCCCTcccaaaatgatcataactgatCAGGATCCCGCAATGACAAAAGCAATTGGTATTGCTCTTCCGAATACGCATCATAGGTATTGCATGTGGCACATTACGAATAAGTTTTCAGAAAAATTAAGTGCGTTGTCCTACAAAGAATATTATGAGGAGTTTAAGAATTGTATATGGAATTCCGAGACCCCTGAACAGTTCGAGGCTGGATGGGTAGAGGTGATAAATAAAGCTAACTTATCCGGCAATGATTGGTTACAAAACTTGTACGAAATTCGTGAGAGATGGGTTCCTGCATACGTGAGACACATTTTTTCTGcccacatgactagtagtcaaaGAGCCGAAATTACTCATTCATTCTTCAAGAGGTATGCGTCTAAAGAAAATTCATTGTTGGACTTTGTGACGCGTTTTGGGAGGGGACTTGCACGTATACGCCATAATGAGTTGGATAGGGATCATAAAGACGTCAATGAGAGGCCCAACTTGAAATCTATGTACCCCATGGAGTCGACAATGAGTGAACTGTATACATTTAAGATATTTTACATGTTTCAAGATGAGCTCTTTCAAAATACTTCTTATAAGGTGATGGCAACAAATGAGGATGAACATCGGGTTGTGTATGCCGTTCATAGGATAAAGGGGAGTGGTTCGAGGGTTCGTGAAGTTGTGGTAGATAAGTCGTCAAACCATGTCCGTTGTAGTTGTAAGATGTTTGAGTGTGCCGGAATTCCTTGTCGGCACATCTTGGCTTACTTTTCTAGAATGCAAATAGAAGATTTGCCTAATGAATACATCTTGTGGAGGTGGACAAAATCAGCGAAGGCTATGCGAGTTAGAGATGACTTGAGTTCAGGCATGAAACAAATATGTGACACGCCTTTGTTAGAGTGGCGAAATAGACTCTTCCAACTTGCTTCTACTTTAATTGATGAGGCCGTAGTAACTGAGGACGGAACACAATTTGTGGAAGAACTTTTGAGTTCGGGTCAAAAGAAGCTGTGTGACATGAAAAAAGTAAGCGAAGATGGTGAAGGGAGTGCTATCCAAGTGTCGATTATTCGTGATCATGGTTTGAAAGAACCGCTTCAAGTGAGAGCTAAGGGTTGTGGTAAACGACTCAAGGGAGGGAAAGAAAAGGCTGCCAAGAAAGCTAAGCGTTGTCATGGTTGTGGGTTAACAGGGCAATCGCACGACAAAAAGAATTGTCCAAAACTTCTCAGCAC atCTTCGCAAAATGCTGAGTTGAATGAtgaagacgacgacgacgaagatGACGACAACGACGACGATGCTT GA